The following are from one region of the Populus trichocarpa isolate Nisqually-1 chromosome 8, P.trichocarpa_v4.1, whole genome shotgun sequence genome:
- the LOC7481639 gene encoding divinyl chlorophyllide a 8-vinyl-reductase, chloroplastic: MSLCFSCNVSSLNSPKYQSHKAHFYSQFINQIQVNSLSHSLPSFPLNSSLPFKFSVKRINPIRASTPTSVEATQSSFRNKNPKDINILVAGSTGYIGKFVVKELVNRGFNVIAVAREKSGIRGKNSEEETLNQLQGANVCFSDVTKLETLEKSLNDFGVSVDVVVSCLASRTGGVKDSWKIDYEATKNSLVAGKKLGAKHFVLLSAICVQKPLLEFQRAKLKFESELMRETEMDSGFTYSIVRPTAFFKSLGGQVELVKDGKPYVMFGDGNLCACKPISEEDLASFIADCVLGEDKINQILPIGGPGKALTPLEQGEMLFRLLGKEPNFLKVPIGIMDFAIGVLDFLVKIFPSMEDAAEFGKIGRYYAAESMLVLDPETGEYSAERTPSYGEDTLEVFFEKVLREGMAGQELGEQAIF, translated from the coding sequence atgtccctttgtttttcttgcaaTGTGTCCTCTCTCAACTCACCAAAGTATCAAAGCCACAAAGCTCATTTCTATTctcaattcatcaatcaaattcAGGTAAATTCACTCTCACATTCATTACCTTCTTTTCCTTTGAATTCATCGCTTCCCTTTAAGTTTAGTGTAAAAAGAATCAACCCCATTAGAGCTTCAACACCAACAAGTGTTGAAGCTACTCAATCTTCATTTAGAAACAAGAATCCAAAAGATATTAACATTTTGGTTGCGGGTTCAACTGGATATATTGGAAAGTTTGTTGTTAAAGAGTTAGTTAATAGAGGGTTTAATGTTATAGCCGTTGCAAGAGAAAAGAGTGGCATTAGAGGTAAGAATAGCGAAGAAGAGACTTTGAATCAGTTACAAGGAGCAAATGTGTGCTTCTCTGATGTGACGAAGTTGGAAACTTTAGAAAAATCTTTGAATGATTTTGGTGTTTCAGTTGATGTTGTAGTTTCATGTCTTGCTAGTCGTACTGGGGGTGTTAAAGATTCATGGAAGATTGATTATGAGGCAACAAAGAATAGTCTTGTTGCTGGAAAAAAACTTGGGGCTAAACATTTTGTGTTGCTTTCTGCAATCTGTGTGCAAAAACCCCTTCTTGAATTTCAGAGAGCAAAGCTTAAATTCGAGTCTGAACTAATGAGAGAAACTGAAATGGATAGTGGTTTCACATATAGTATTGTACGGCCAACTGCATTCTTTAAGAGTTTAGGGGGTCAGGTCGAGTTGGTTAAGGATGGGAAGCCTTACGTGATGTTTGGGGATGGAAATTTGTGTGCGTGTAAACCAATTAGCGAGGAGGATTTAGCTTCGTTTATTGCAGATTGTGTGTTGGGTGAGGATAAAATTAATCAGATTTTGCCAATTGGTGGACCAGGCAAGGCTTTGACACCATTGGAGCAAGGGGAGATGTTGTTTAGACTGCTGGGTAAGGAACCGAATTTCTTGAAAGTTCCAATTGGGATAATGGATTTTGCCATTGGGGTACTTGATTTCCTCGTTAAGATCTTCCCTTCAATGGAAGATGCAGCCGAGTTTGGGAAGATCGGAAGGTATTATGCAGCTGAAAGTATGCTGGTTTTGGATCCCGAGACTGGTGAGTATAGTGCTGAGAGAACTCCTAGTTATGGTGAGGACACCCTGGAAGTGTTCTTTGAAAAAGTGCTCAGGGAAGGGATGGCAGGTCAGGAATTAGGTGAACAAGCAATCTTCTAA
- the LOC7481640 gene encoding CASP-like protein 1D1, whose product MASTDKPDRESIKSEEAPAAHPRRSNYSSVHVALRFLLFAASVTAVVVMVTAKQTEIVPVPGLPISVPLEAKFSDSPAFLYFISALSVAGLYGILTTLAAISTVLKPAYATRFLLHFALLDVLMLGIVASATGAAGGVAYVGLKGNSHVRWGKVCNVYDKFCQHVGSSIAVALFASVLLVLLTMLSVFSIYRKIPK is encoded by the exons ATGGCATCCACTGATAAGCCTGACCGTGAATCCATCAAGTCCGAGGAGGCACCTGCAGCCCATCCTCGCCGTTCCAACTATTCTTCTGTTCATGTTGCTCTCAGGTTCTTGTTGTTTGCAGCCTCAGTGACTGCTGTCGTGGTCATGGTCACTGCCAAGCAAACGGAGATTGTTCCTGTGCCTGGATTACCTATTAGCGTTCCTCTCGAAGCCAAATTCAGCGACTCCCCAGCCTTTCT ATACTTTATCTCGGCCTTATCCGTTGCCGGCTTGTATGGCATCCTGACAACCCTAGCAGCAATTTCAACAGTCTTGAAGCCAGCTTATGCAACACGGTTCTTGCTCCATTTTGCTTTGTTGGACGTG CTTATGTTGGGAATAGTAGCCTCGGCAACCGGTGCCGCCGGAGGCGTGGCATATGTCGGATTGAAGGGCAACAGTCATGTAAGATGGGGCAAGGTGTGCAATGTGTATGATAAATTCTGTCAACATGTTGGAAGCTCCATTGCAGTTGCATTGTTCGCTTCAGTTCTGCTCGTTTTGCTCACCATGCTCTCAGTCTTCTCCATTTACCGAAAGATCCCCAAGTAG